The following coding sequences lie in one Crassostrea angulata isolate pt1a10 chromosome 10, ASM2561291v2, whole genome shotgun sequence genomic window:
- the LOC128165246 gene encoding V-type proton ATPase 116 kDa subunit a 1-like isoform X1 → MGALFRSEEMNLCQIFLQSEAAYACVSELGELGMVQFKDLNPDVNAFQRKFVSEIMRCEEMERKLRYIHRELKKDGMKIPDRDENPKAPAPKEMIDLEATFEKIESELKEVNTNAEALRRNYLELTELKEVLKKTQIFFAEHGRHGIVDDAQHALAHDEGGGGFVPVTSVQLGFVAGVIPREKVPAFERLLWFANRGNTFLKHDEIDQPLEDPVSGDAISKCVFLIFFQGEQLKARVRKICEGFKATLYPCPESASERVEMLNGVSTRLEDLNTVLHQTEDHRKRVLMSAQKEIRPWIIKVKKIKAIYHTLNMCNFDVSHNSLIAECWTPVSGLEEIQSALKHGTELSGSTVPSILHRMQTKEVPPTYFKTNKFTTVFQEIIDAYGIATYQEVNPAPYAIISFPFLFAVMFGDFGHGFIMFLAGLWMVITEKKLTSGKSDNEIMNMFVGGRYIITMMGLFSVYTGLIYNDCFSKSVNIFGSGWHPSYDFRTLQKETSWTLNPADHFDNTTGPYPFGVDPIWQSSMNKITFTNSLKMKMSVIFGVSQMLLGVLLSFVNHAYFRRPLNVFCEFIPQLVFLMCLFGYLVALVFYKWLFFTAECPQYAPQLLIQFINMFLLTYTPRVKPANFTGDLYACTSIEPTSINATSQTVFFEHQQPIQITLVILALLMVPTMLLVKPFVLRARHNARVKANSKRRQGLYATSQRTLIHNEEHPEPSDDSKGVKGDKPEAHLSDIELGAVRGKDNIAINGEEEDGGIVGHSEVGISEPEENEEEFDMGEVFIHQAIHTIEYCLGCISHTASYLRLWALSLAHAQLSEVLWSMLFRFGLTFDMAYVGGILLWAVFGAFAVVTVAVLLLMEGLSAFLHTLRLHWVEFNSKFYMGDGYKFAPYNFKHLLDADLDE, encoded by the exons ATGGGGGCCCTATTCCGCAGCGAGGAGATGAACCTGTGCCAGATCTTCCTCCAATCAGAAGCAGCCTATGCCTGCGTCTCTGAGCTCGGGGAACTCGGAATGGTGCAGTTCAAAGAT CTAAATCCAGACGTGAATGCTTTCCAGAGGAAGTTTGTAAGTGAGATCATGAGATGCGAAGAAATGGAAAGGAAACTAC GATACATACATAGAGAACTGAAAAAGGATGGGATGAAGATTCCCGACAGAGACGAGAACCCCAAGGCTCCCGCTCCTAAAGAAATGATTGACCTTGAAGCGACCTTCGAGAAGATCGAGTCCGagttaaaggaagtgaacacaAATGCTGAGGCTCTCCGTCGTAACTACTTGGAACTGACAGAGCTTAAGGAAGTCCTGAAGAAAACTCAGATCTTTTTTGCAGAG CATGGTCGCCATGGCATTGTGGATGATGCCCAGCATGCTCTAGCCCATGATGAGGGAGGTGGTGGGTTTGTGCCCGTCACATCTGTACAACTGgg TTTTGTGGCTGGTGTAATTCCGAGAGAGAAGGTCCCTGCCTTTGAGAGACTGTTGTGGTTTGCCAATCGTGGAAACACTTTTCTGAAGCAtgatgagattgatcaaccatTGGAAGACCCTGTCTCC GGAGATGCCATTTCCAAGTGTGTTTTCCTGATTTTCTTCCAAGGAGAGCAGCTGAAGGCAAGAGTCAGAAAGATATGTGAAGG GTTTAAAGCTACACTTTACCCTTGCCCAGAGAGTGCCAGTGAGAGAGTGGAGATGTTGAATGGGGTGTCCACTCGACTCGAGGATCTAAACACT GTGCTGCACCAAACTGAGGATCACAGGAAAAGGGTGCTGATGAGTGCTCAGAAAGAGATACGACCTTGGATTATCAAGGTCAAGAAGATTAAGGCGATTTACCACACCCtcaacatgtgtaactttgacgTGTCTCACAACAGTCTGATCGCTGAGTGCTGGACCCCCGTCAGTGGTCTTGAGGAGATCCAATCAGCTCTCAAACATGGCACC GAGCTGAGTGGGAGCACAGTTCCCAGCATCCTCCATCGGATGCAGACCAAGGAAGTTCCGCCAACATACTTCAAGACCAACAAGTTCACAACTGTATTCCAAGAAATTATTGATGCGTATGGTATCGCAACTTACCAGGAGGTTAACCCAG CCCCGTATGCCATCATCTCCTTCCCCTTCCTGTTTGCCGTCATGTTTGGTGACTTTGGTCATGGTTTTATCATGTTTCTGGCTGGGCTCTGGATGGTCATCACAGAGAAGAAACTCACCTCTGGCAAGTCAGACAATGAG ATAATGAACATGTTTGTTGGGGGTCGCTACATCATCACAATGATGGGGCTCTTCTCGGTCTACACAGGACTTATCTACAATGATTGTTTCTCTAAATCTGTCAACATCTTTGGATCTGGTTGGCATCCCAGCTATGA CTTCCGCACACTGCAGAAAGAGACTAGCTGGACTCTGAATCCAGCAGATCACTTTGACAATACCACAGGTCCGTATCCATTTGGAGTTGATCCT ATCTGGCAGAGTAGTATGAACAAAATCACCTTCACCAACTCTCTGAAGATGAAGATGTCGGTCATCTTTGGTGTCTCTCAGATGTTGTTGGGCGTTCTGCTGAGTTTTGTGAACCATGC GTATTTCCGTCGCCCCCTTAACGTTTTCTGTGAGTTCATTCCCCAGTTGGTATTTCTGATGTGTCTCTTTGGTTATCTGGTGGCGCTGGTCTTCTATAAATGGCTCTTCTTCACTGCAGAATGTCCGCAGTATGCTCCGCAGCTTTTGATCC AGTTTATCAACATGTTTTTGCTCACCTATACCCCCCGCGTGAAGCCGGCCAACTTTACTGGGGACCTGTATGCTTGCACTTCCATTGAGCCTACAAGTATCAATGCTACATCTCAGACTGTCTTCTTTGAGCATCag CAACCCATTCAGATCACACTGGTCATACTGGCTTTGTTGATGGTCCCAACCATGTTGCTGGTGAAACCCTTCGTCCTGAGAGCAAGACATAATGcaagggtcaag GCCAATAGTAAA CGGCGCCAGGGTCTGTATGCCACATCACAACGTACGCTGATTCACAACGAGGAACACCCAGAACCG TCAGATGACTCAAAAGGGGTTAAGGGGGACAAACCTGAGGCCCATCTGTCTGACATAGAACTCGGG GCGGTGAGAGGGAAGGACAATATCGCAATCAATGGAGAGGAGGAAGATGGGGGCATCGTCGGGCACTCCGAAGTCGGGATATCAGAGCCGGAGGAGAATGAGGAGGAG TTTGACATGGGTGAGGTGTTCATTCATCAGGCCATTCACACGATAGAGTATTGCCTGGGCTGTATCTCCCACACTGCCTCATATCTCCGACTGTGGGCTCTTAGTCTCGCCCACGCAC AGTTATCGGAGGTATTGTGGAGCATGCTGTTCCGCTTCGGCCTGACTTTTGACATGGCCTATGTCGGGGGCATCCTCTTGTGGGCGGTGTTTGGTGCCTTTGCTGTGGTGACGGTGGCCGTACTTCTGTTGATGGAGGGACTGTCCGCATTCCTTCACACGCTCCGTCTTCACTG GGTGGAATTCAACAGCAAGTTCTATATGGGAGATGGCTACAAGTTTGCCCCATACAATTTTAAACATCTGTTGGATGCAGACTTGGACGAATAA
- the LOC128165246 gene encoding V-type proton ATPase 116 kDa subunit a 1-like isoform X3, whose translation MGALFRSEEMNLCQIFLQSEAAYACVSELGELGMVQFKDLNPDVNAFQRKFVSEIMRCEEMERKLRYIHRELKKDGMKIPDRDENPKAPAPKEMIDLEATFEKIESELKEVNTNAEALRRNYLELTELKEVLKKTQIFFAEHGRHGIVDDAQHALAHDEGGGGFVPVTSVQLGFVAGVIPREKVPAFERLLWFANRGNTFLKHDEIDQPLEDPVSGDAISKCVFLIFFQGEQLKARVRKICEGFKATLYPCPESASERVEMLNGVSTRLEDLNTVLHQTEDHRKRVLMSAQKEIRPWIIKVKKIKAIYHTLNMCNFDVSHNSLIAECWTPVSGLEEIQSALKHGTELSGSTVPSILHRMQTKEVPPTYFKTNKFTTVFQEIIDAYGIATYQEVNPAPYAIISFPFLFAVMFGDFGHGFIMFLAGLWMVITEKKLTSGKSDNEIMNMFVGGRYIITMMGLFSVYTGLIYNDCFSKSVNIFGSGWHPSYDFRTLQKETSWTLNPADHFDNTTGPYPFGVDPIWQSSMNKITFTNSLKMKMSVIFGVSQMLLGVLLSFVNHAYFRRPLNVFCEFIPQLVFLMCLFGYLVALVFYKWLFFTAECPQYAPQLLIQFINMFLLTYTPRVKPANFTGDLYACTSIEPTSINATSQTVFFEHQQPIQITLVILALLMVPTMLLVKPFVLRARHNARVKANSKRRQGLYATSQRTLIHNEEHPEPAVRGKDNIAINGEEEDGGIVGHSEVGISEPEENEEEFDMGEVFIHQAIHTIEYCLGCISHTASYLRLWALSLAHAQLSEVLWSMLFRFGLTFDMAYVGGILLWAVFGAFAVVTVAVLLLMEGLSAFLHTLRLHWVEFNSKFYMGDGYKFAPYNFKHLLDADLDE comes from the exons ATGGGGGCCCTATTCCGCAGCGAGGAGATGAACCTGTGCCAGATCTTCCTCCAATCAGAAGCAGCCTATGCCTGCGTCTCTGAGCTCGGGGAACTCGGAATGGTGCAGTTCAAAGAT CTAAATCCAGACGTGAATGCTTTCCAGAGGAAGTTTGTAAGTGAGATCATGAGATGCGAAGAAATGGAAAGGAAACTAC GATACATACATAGAGAACTGAAAAAGGATGGGATGAAGATTCCCGACAGAGACGAGAACCCCAAGGCTCCCGCTCCTAAAGAAATGATTGACCTTGAAGCGACCTTCGAGAAGATCGAGTCCGagttaaaggaagtgaacacaAATGCTGAGGCTCTCCGTCGTAACTACTTGGAACTGACAGAGCTTAAGGAAGTCCTGAAGAAAACTCAGATCTTTTTTGCAGAG CATGGTCGCCATGGCATTGTGGATGATGCCCAGCATGCTCTAGCCCATGATGAGGGAGGTGGTGGGTTTGTGCCCGTCACATCTGTACAACTGgg TTTTGTGGCTGGTGTAATTCCGAGAGAGAAGGTCCCTGCCTTTGAGAGACTGTTGTGGTTTGCCAATCGTGGAAACACTTTTCTGAAGCAtgatgagattgatcaaccatTGGAAGACCCTGTCTCC GGAGATGCCATTTCCAAGTGTGTTTTCCTGATTTTCTTCCAAGGAGAGCAGCTGAAGGCAAGAGTCAGAAAGATATGTGAAGG GTTTAAAGCTACACTTTACCCTTGCCCAGAGAGTGCCAGTGAGAGAGTGGAGATGTTGAATGGGGTGTCCACTCGACTCGAGGATCTAAACACT GTGCTGCACCAAACTGAGGATCACAGGAAAAGGGTGCTGATGAGTGCTCAGAAAGAGATACGACCTTGGATTATCAAGGTCAAGAAGATTAAGGCGATTTACCACACCCtcaacatgtgtaactttgacgTGTCTCACAACAGTCTGATCGCTGAGTGCTGGACCCCCGTCAGTGGTCTTGAGGAGATCCAATCAGCTCTCAAACATGGCACC GAGCTGAGTGGGAGCACAGTTCCCAGCATCCTCCATCGGATGCAGACCAAGGAAGTTCCGCCAACATACTTCAAGACCAACAAGTTCACAACTGTATTCCAAGAAATTATTGATGCGTATGGTATCGCAACTTACCAGGAGGTTAACCCAG CCCCGTATGCCATCATCTCCTTCCCCTTCCTGTTTGCCGTCATGTTTGGTGACTTTGGTCATGGTTTTATCATGTTTCTGGCTGGGCTCTGGATGGTCATCACAGAGAAGAAACTCACCTCTGGCAAGTCAGACAATGAG ATAATGAACATGTTTGTTGGGGGTCGCTACATCATCACAATGATGGGGCTCTTCTCGGTCTACACAGGACTTATCTACAATGATTGTTTCTCTAAATCTGTCAACATCTTTGGATCTGGTTGGCATCCCAGCTATGA CTTCCGCACACTGCAGAAAGAGACTAGCTGGACTCTGAATCCAGCAGATCACTTTGACAATACCACAGGTCCGTATCCATTTGGAGTTGATCCT ATCTGGCAGAGTAGTATGAACAAAATCACCTTCACCAACTCTCTGAAGATGAAGATGTCGGTCATCTTTGGTGTCTCTCAGATGTTGTTGGGCGTTCTGCTGAGTTTTGTGAACCATGC GTATTTCCGTCGCCCCCTTAACGTTTTCTGTGAGTTCATTCCCCAGTTGGTATTTCTGATGTGTCTCTTTGGTTATCTGGTGGCGCTGGTCTTCTATAAATGGCTCTTCTTCACTGCAGAATGTCCGCAGTATGCTCCGCAGCTTTTGATCC AGTTTATCAACATGTTTTTGCTCACCTATACCCCCCGCGTGAAGCCGGCCAACTTTACTGGGGACCTGTATGCTTGCACTTCCATTGAGCCTACAAGTATCAATGCTACATCTCAGACTGTCTTCTTTGAGCATCag CAACCCATTCAGATCACACTGGTCATACTGGCTTTGTTGATGGTCCCAACCATGTTGCTGGTGAAACCCTTCGTCCTGAGAGCAAGACATAATGcaagggtcaag GCCAATAGTAAA CGGCGCCAGGGTCTGTATGCCACATCACAACGTACGCTGATTCACAACGAGGAACACCCAGAACCG GCGGTGAGAGGGAAGGACAATATCGCAATCAATGGAGAGGAGGAAGATGGGGGCATCGTCGGGCACTCCGAAGTCGGGATATCAGAGCCGGAGGAGAATGAGGAGGAG TTTGACATGGGTGAGGTGTTCATTCATCAGGCCATTCACACGATAGAGTATTGCCTGGGCTGTATCTCCCACACTGCCTCATATCTCCGACTGTGGGCTCTTAGTCTCGCCCACGCAC AGTTATCGGAGGTATTGTGGAGCATGCTGTTCCGCTTCGGCCTGACTTTTGACATGGCCTATGTCGGGGGCATCCTCTTGTGGGCGGTGTTTGGTGCCTTTGCTGTGGTGACGGTGGCCGTACTTCTGTTGATGGAGGGACTGTCCGCATTCCTTCACACGCTCCGTCTTCACTG GGTGGAATTCAACAGCAAGTTCTATATGGGAGATGGCTACAAGTTTGCCCCATACAATTTTAAACATCTGTTGGATGCAGACTTGGACGAATAA
- the LOC128165246 gene encoding V-type proton ATPase 116 kDa subunit a 1-like isoform X2: MGALFRSEEMNLCQIFLQSEAAYACVSELGELGMVQFKDLNPDVNAFQRKFVSEIMRCEEMERKLRYIHRELKKDGMKIPDRDENPKAPAPKEMIDLEATFEKIESELKEVNTNAEALRRNYLELTELKEVLKKTQIFFAEHGRHGIVDDAQHALAHDEGGGGFVPVTSVQLGFVAGVIPREKVPAFERLLWFANRGNTFLKHDEIDQPLEDPVSGDAISKCVFLIFFQGEQLKARVRKICEGFKATLYPCPESASERVEMLNGVSTRLEDLNTVLHQTEDHRKRVLMSAQKEIRPWIIKVKKIKAIYHTLNMCNFDVSHNSLIAECWTPVSGLEEIQSALKHGTELSGSTVPSILHRMQTKEVPPTYFKTNKFTTVFQEIIDAYGIATYQEVNPAPYAIISFPFLFAVMFGDFGHGFIMFLAGLWMVITEKKLTSGKSDNEIMNMFVGGRYIITMMGLFSVYTGLIYNDCFSKSVNIFGSGWHPSYDFRTLQKETSWTLNPADHFDNTTGPYPFGVDPIWQSSMNKITFTNSLKMKMSVIFGVSQMLLGVLLSFVNHAYFRRPLNVFCEFIPQLVFLMCLFGYLVALVFYKWLFFTAECPQYAPQLLIQFINMFLLTYTPRVKPANFTGDLYACTSIEPTSINATSQTVFFEHQQPIQITLVILALLMVPTMLLVKPFVLRARHNARVKRRQGLYATSQRTLIHNEEHPEPSDDSKGVKGDKPEAHLSDIELGAVRGKDNIAINGEEEDGGIVGHSEVGISEPEENEEEFDMGEVFIHQAIHTIEYCLGCISHTASYLRLWALSLAHAQLSEVLWSMLFRFGLTFDMAYVGGILLWAVFGAFAVVTVAVLLLMEGLSAFLHTLRLHWVEFNSKFYMGDGYKFAPYNFKHLLDADLDE; this comes from the exons ATGGGGGCCCTATTCCGCAGCGAGGAGATGAACCTGTGCCAGATCTTCCTCCAATCAGAAGCAGCCTATGCCTGCGTCTCTGAGCTCGGGGAACTCGGAATGGTGCAGTTCAAAGAT CTAAATCCAGACGTGAATGCTTTCCAGAGGAAGTTTGTAAGTGAGATCATGAGATGCGAAGAAATGGAAAGGAAACTAC GATACATACATAGAGAACTGAAAAAGGATGGGATGAAGATTCCCGACAGAGACGAGAACCCCAAGGCTCCCGCTCCTAAAGAAATGATTGACCTTGAAGCGACCTTCGAGAAGATCGAGTCCGagttaaaggaagtgaacacaAATGCTGAGGCTCTCCGTCGTAACTACTTGGAACTGACAGAGCTTAAGGAAGTCCTGAAGAAAACTCAGATCTTTTTTGCAGAG CATGGTCGCCATGGCATTGTGGATGATGCCCAGCATGCTCTAGCCCATGATGAGGGAGGTGGTGGGTTTGTGCCCGTCACATCTGTACAACTGgg TTTTGTGGCTGGTGTAATTCCGAGAGAGAAGGTCCCTGCCTTTGAGAGACTGTTGTGGTTTGCCAATCGTGGAAACACTTTTCTGAAGCAtgatgagattgatcaaccatTGGAAGACCCTGTCTCC GGAGATGCCATTTCCAAGTGTGTTTTCCTGATTTTCTTCCAAGGAGAGCAGCTGAAGGCAAGAGTCAGAAAGATATGTGAAGG GTTTAAAGCTACACTTTACCCTTGCCCAGAGAGTGCCAGTGAGAGAGTGGAGATGTTGAATGGGGTGTCCACTCGACTCGAGGATCTAAACACT GTGCTGCACCAAACTGAGGATCACAGGAAAAGGGTGCTGATGAGTGCTCAGAAAGAGATACGACCTTGGATTATCAAGGTCAAGAAGATTAAGGCGATTTACCACACCCtcaacatgtgtaactttgacgTGTCTCACAACAGTCTGATCGCTGAGTGCTGGACCCCCGTCAGTGGTCTTGAGGAGATCCAATCAGCTCTCAAACATGGCACC GAGCTGAGTGGGAGCACAGTTCCCAGCATCCTCCATCGGATGCAGACCAAGGAAGTTCCGCCAACATACTTCAAGACCAACAAGTTCACAACTGTATTCCAAGAAATTATTGATGCGTATGGTATCGCAACTTACCAGGAGGTTAACCCAG CCCCGTATGCCATCATCTCCTTCCCCTTCCTGTTTGCCGTCATGTTTGGTGACTTTGGTCATGGTTTTATCATGTTTCTGGCTGGGCTCTGGATGGTCATCACAGAGAAGAAACTCACCTCTGGCAAGTCAGACAATGAG ATAATGAACATGTTTGTTGGGGGTCGCTACATCATCACAATGATGGGGCTCTTCTCGGTCTACACAGGACTTATCTACAATGATTGTTTCTCTAAATCTGTCAACATCTTTGGATCTGGTTGGCATCCCAGCTATGA CTTCCGCACACTGCAGAAAGAGACTAGCTGGACTCTGAATCCAGCAGATCACTTTGACAATACCACAGGTCCGTATCCATTTGGAGTTGATCCT ATCTGGCAGAGTAGTATGAACAAAATCACCTTCACCAACTCTCTGAAGATGAAGATGTCGGTCATCTTTGGTGTCTCTCAGATGTTGTTGGGCGTTCTGCTGAGTTTTGTGAACCATGC GTATTTCCGTCGCCCCCTTAACGTTTTCTGTGAGTTCATTCCCCAGTTGGTATTTCTGATGTGTCTCTTTGGTTATCTGGTGGCGCTGGTCTTCTATAAATGGCTCTTCTTCACTGCAGAATGTCCGCAGTATGCTCCGCAGCTTTTGATCC AGTTTATCAACATGTTTTTGCTCACCTATACCCCCCGCGTGAAGCCGGCCAACTTTACTGGGGACCTGTATGCTTGCACTTCCATTGAGCCTACAAGTATCAATGCTACATCTCAGACTGTCTTCTTTGAGCATCag CAACCCATTCAGATCACACTGGTCATACTGGCTTTGTTGATGGTCCCAACCATGTTGCTGGTGAAACCCTTCGTCCTGAGAGCAAGACATAATGcaagggtcaag CGGCGCCAGGGTCTGTATGCCACATCACAACGTACGCTGATTCACAACGAGGAACACCCAGAACCG TCAGATGACTCAAAAGGGGTTAAGGGGGACAAACCTGAGGCCCATCTGTCTGACATAGAACTCGGG GCGGTGAGAGGGAAGGACAATATCGCAATCAATGGAGAGGAGGAAGATGGGGGCATCGTCGGGCACTCCGAAGTCGGGATATCAGAGCCGGAGGAGAATGAGGAGGAG TTTGACATGGGTGAGGTGTTCATTCATCAGGCCATTCACACGATAGAGTATTGCCTGGGCTGTATCTCCCACACTGCCTCATATCTCCGACTGTGGGCTCTTAGTCTCGCCCACGCAC AGTTATCGGAGGTATTGTGGAGCATGCTGTTCCGCTTCGGCCTGACTTTTGACATGGCCTATGTCGGGGGCATCCTCTTGTGGGCGGTGTTTGGTGCCTTTGCTGTGGTGACGGTGGCCGTACTTCTGTTGATGGAGGGACTGTCCGCATTCCTTCACACGCTCCGTCTTCACTG GGTGGAATTCAACAGCAAGTTCTATATGGGAGATGGCTACAAGTTTGCCCCATACAATTTTAAACATCTGTTGGATGCAGACTTGGACGAATAA
- the LOC128165246 gene encoding V-type proton ATPase 116 kDa subunit a 1-like isoform X4, translating into MGALFRSEEMNLCQIFLQSEAAYACVSELGELGMVQFKDLNPDVNAFQRKFVSEIMRCEEMERKLRYIHRELKKDGMKIPDRDENPKAPAPKEMIDLEATFEKIESELKEVNTNAEALRRNYLELTELKEVLKKTQIFFAEHGRHGIVDDAQHALAHDEGGGGFVPVTSVQLGFVAGVIPREKVPAFERLLWFANRGNTFLKHDEIDQPLEDPVSGDAISKCVFLIFFQGEQLKARVRKICEGFKATLYPCPESASERVEMLNGVSTRLEDLNTVLHQTEDHRKRVLMSAQKEIRPWIIKVKKIKAIYHTLNMCNFDVSHNSLIAECWTPVSGLEEIQSALKHGTELSGSTVPSILHRMQTKEVPPTYFKTNKFTTVFQEIIDAYGIATYQEVNPAPYAIISFPFLFAVMFGDFGHGFIMFLAGLWMVITEKKLTSGKSDNEIMNMFVGGRYIITMMGLFSVYTGLIYNDCFSKSVNIFGSGWHPSYDFRTLQKETSWTLNPADHFDNTTGPYPFGVDPIWQSSMNKITFTNSLKMKMSVIFGVSQMLLGVLLSFVNHAYFRRPLNVFCEFIPQLVFLMCLFGYLVALVFYKWLFFTAECPQYAPQLLIQFINMFLLTYTPRVKPANFTGDLYACTSIEPTSINATSQTVFFEHQQPIQITLVILALLMVPTMLLVKPFVLRARHNARVKRRQGLYATSQRTLIHNEEHPEPAVRGKDNIAINGEEEDGGIVGHSEVGISEPEENEEEFDMGEVFIHQAIHTIEYCLGCISHTASYLRLWALSLAHAQLSEVLWSMLFRFGLTFDMAYVGGILLWAVFGAFAVVTVAVLLLMEGLSAFLHTLRLHWVEFNSKFYMGDGYKFAPYNFKHLLDADLDE; encoded by the exons ATGGGGGCCCTATTCCGCAGCGAGGAGATGAACCTGTGCCAGATCTTCCTCCAATCAGAAGCAGCCTATGCCTGCGTCTCTGAGCTCGGGGAACTCGGAATGGTGCAGTTCAAAGAT CTAAATCCAGACGTGAATGCTTTCCAGAGGAAGTTTGTAAGTGAGATCATGAGATGCGAAGAAATGGAAAGGAAACTAC GATACATACATAGAGAACTGAAAAAGGATGGGATGAAGATTCCCGACAGAGACGAGAACCCCAAGGCTCCCGCTCCTAAAGAAATGATTGACCTTGAAGCGACCTTCGAGAAGATCGAGTCCGagttaaaggaagtgaacacaAATGCTGAGGCTCTCCGTCGTAACTACTTGGAACTGACAGAGCTTAAGGAAGTCCTGAAGAAAACTCAGATCTTTTTTGCAGAG CATGGTCGCCATGGCATTGTGGATGATGCCCAGCATGCTCTAGCCCATGATGAGGGAGGTGGTGGGTTTGTGCCCGTCACATCTGTACAACTGgg TTTTGTGGCTGGTGTAATTCCGAGAGAGAAGGTCCCTGCCTTTGAGAGACTGTTGTGGTTTGCCAATCGTGGAAACACTTTTCTGAAGCAtgatgagattgatcaaccatTGGAAGACCCTGTCTCC GGAGATGCCATTTCCAAGTGTGTTTTCCTGATTTTCTTCCAAGGAGAGCAGCTGAAGGCAAGAGTCAGAAAGATATGTGAAGG GTTTAAAGCTACACTTTACCCTTGCCCAGAGAGTGCCAGTGAGAGAGTGGAGATGTTGAATGGGGTGTCCACTCGACTCGAGGATCTAAACACT GTGCTGCACCAAACTGAGGATCACAGGAAAAGGGTGCTGATGAGTGCTCAGAAAGAGATACGACCTTGGATTATCAAGGTCAAGAAGATTAAGGCGATTTACCACACCCtcaacatgtgtaactttgacgTGTCTCACAACAGTCTGATCGCTGAGTGCTGGACCCCCGTCAGTGGTCTTGAGGAGATCCAATCAGCTCTCAAACATGGCACC GAGCTGAGTGGGAGCACAGTTCCCAGCATCCTCCATCGGATGCAGACCAAGGAAGTTCCGCCAACATACTTCAAGACCAACAAGTTCACAACTGTATTCCAAGAAATTATTGATGCGTATGGTATCGCAACTTACCAGGAGGTTAACCCAG CCCCGTATGCCATCATCTCCTTCCCCTTCCTGTTTGCCGTCATGTTTGGTGACTTTGGTCATGGTTTTATCATGTTTCTGGCTGGGCTCTGGATGGTCATCACAGAGAAGAAACTCACCTCTGGCAAGTCAGACAATGAG ATAATGAACATGTTTGTTGGGGGTCGCTACATCATCACAATGATGGGGCTCTTCTCGGTCTACACAGGACTTATCTACAATGATTGTTTCTCTAAATCTGTCAACATCTTTGGATCTGGTTGGCATCCCAGCTATGA CTTCCGCACACTGCAGAAAGAGACTAGCTGGACTCTGAATCCAGCAGATCACTTTGACAATACCACAGGTCCGTATCCATTTGGAGTTGATCCT ATCTGGCAGAGTAGTATGAACAAAATCACCTTCACCAACTCTCTGAAGATGAAGATGTCGGTCATCTTTGGTGTCTCTCAGATGTTGTTGGGCGTTCTGCTGAGTTTTGTGAACCATGC GTATTTCCGTCGCCCCCTTAACGTTTTCTGTGAGTTCATTCCCCAGTTGGTATTTCTGATGTGTCTCTTTGGTTATCTGGTGGCGCTGGTCTTCTATAAATGGCTCTTCTTCACTGCAGAATGTCCGCAGTATGCTCCGCAGCTTTTGATCC AGTTTATCAACATGTTTTTGCTCACCTATACCCCCCGCGTGAAGCCGGCCAACTTTACTGGGGACCTGTATGCTTGCACTTCCATTGAGCCTACAAGTATCAATGCTACATCTCAGACTGTCTTCTTTGAGCATCag CAACCCATTCAGATCACACTGGTCATACTGGCTTTGTTGATGGTCCCAACCATGTTGCTGGTGAAACCCTTCGTCCTGAGAGCAAGACATAATGcaagggtcaag CGGCGCCAGGGTCTGTATGCCACATCACAACGTACGCTGATTCACAACGAGGAACACCCAGAACCG GCGGTGAGAGGGAAGGACAATATCGCAATCAATGGAGAGGAGGAAGATGGGGGCATCGTCGGGCACTCCGAAGTCGGGATATCAGAGCCGGAGGAGAATGAGGAGGAG TTTGACATGGGTGAGGTGTTCATTCATCAGGCCATTCACACGATAGAGTATTGCCTGGGCTGTATCTCCCACACTGCCTCATATCTCCGACTGTGGGCTCTTAGTCTCGCCCACGCAC AGTTATCGGAGGTATTGTGGAGCATGCTGTTCCGCTTCGGCCTGACTTTTGACATGGCCTATGTCGGGGGCATCCTCTTGTGGGCGGTGTTTGGTGCCTTTGCTGTGGTGACGGTGGCCGTACTTCTGTTGATGGAGGGACTGTCCGCATTCCTTCACACGCTCCGTCTTCACTG GGTGGAATTCAACAGCAAGTTCTATATGGGAGATGGCTACAAGTTTGCCCCATACAATTTTAAACATCTGTTGGATGCAGACTTGGACGAATAA